A single Anatilimnocola floriformis DNA region contains:
- a CDS encoding hydantoinase/oxoprolinase family protein yields MPANYLALDIGGANIKAANGSDYAESYPFQLWREPHALAQQIRSIISDSPTCDHLVVTMTGELADCFATKAEGVKFILKAVAIGSDNRHTRVYRVDGKQVTPVVAANAPLLVAAANWHALASFAARFAGQSPALLIDVGSTTTDVIPLIGGKPAAFGKTDTERLLAGELVYTGVERSPVCAVLQSTSFRGKPCQIVQEFFATMRDAYLIQEKLPEDPSSNDTADRRPATKPHARLRLARMIAADQEEFNHRDAVALATEAAAAQAKLLRSNIERVVLQMAEKPTKLILSGHGEFLIAAALEGTSLESLPSVSLTKEIGPLNSRCAPAYALAVLARESAAQ; encoded by the coding sequence ATGCCCGCAAATTATCTGGCCCTCGACATCGGCGGCGCGAACATCAAAGCCGCCAACGGCAGCGACTACGCCGAGTCGTATCCGTTTCAACTCTGGAGAGAGCCGCACGCCCTCGCGCAGCAGATTCGCTCGATCATCAGCGACTCGCCGACCTGCGATCACCTCGTCGTTACCATGACCGGTGAACTCGCCGATTGCTTTGCCACGAAGGCGGAAGGGGTCAAGTTCATCTTAAAGGCTGTGGCCATCGGCTCCGACAATCGTCACACCCGCGTCTATCGCGTCGACGGCAAACAGGTCACGCCCGTCGTCGCCGCCAACGCGCCGCTGCTGGTCGCCGCGGCCAACTGGCACGCTCTCGCGAGTTTCGCTGCCCGCTTCGCCGGTCAGTCGCCAGCGCTCCTCATTGACGTTGGCTCGACGACGACCGATGTGATTCCCCTCATCGGCGGCAAGCCAGCCGCGTTCGGCAAGACCGACACCGAACGGCTCCTCGCCGGCGAACTCGTTTACACCGGAGTCGAGCGCAGTCCGGTTTGCGCGGTTCTGCAATCGACTAGTTTCCGCGGCAAGCCTTGCCAGATCGTGCAAGAGTTCTTCGCCACGATGCGCGATGCCTATCTGATTCAGGAAAAGCTTCCCGAAGATCCATCAAGCAACGACACAGCCGATCGTCGACCCGCGACCAAGCCGCATGCTCGCTTGCGACTCGCGCGGATGATCGCCGCCGATCAAGAAGAATTCAACCACCGCGACGCCGTGGCCCTCGCCACCGAAGCCGCGGCCGCACAAGCGAAACTGTTGCGTTCGAACATCGAACGCGTCGTGCTGCAAATGGCCGAAAAGCCCACGAAGTTGATTCTCTCCGGTCACGGCGAATTTCTGATCGCCGCAGCGCTCGAGGGGACCTCACTCGAATCGTTGCCGAGCGTTTCCCTCACCAAAGAAATCGGCCCGCTCAATTCCCGCTGCGCGCCGGCTTATGCTCTCGCCGTGCTCGCCCGCGAATCCGCCGCCCAATGA